The Chitinophagales bacterium genome includes a region encoding these proteins:
- a CDS encoding lamin tail domain-containing protein, producing MIIVATVANAQFVEQFTDGGFNQNPNWDGTEQLFEVNSDKQLQLNGNDNLEVAYLSTVTTSFDNVSWEFEIKQDYNPSESDFVKIFLASDNEDLSNNTINAYFLKIGSNGNSDGLEFYVKTGTTEQLLLNMLPSVFSTTPHFIYKVTKNQYGKFVFYYKDINAANFITLDSVTNTTFTNNQFFGFLANYTLANKTNFYIDNIYYITDNTAPTIDSIVVLNPKTVQVFFSEALDETSANNSSNYSINGFNINTALLNNTNNSVTLTLDNALNSNSSYTVTVDNVADINQNATDNLTNNFQTPFYPSANEITINEVLYNPNGSTALPNAQYIELYNNTNNVIDISACTLNNGAIVPNRVVIASNSYVVLCDASAINLFNGINNVVACTNWTNFNTAGQSFEFLNINQNIIDSVTLNNNYFYDAQKANGGYSLELQYPNSCEPLFVWNESANTSGGTPSSANAAITIDRANAAISATIIDAKTIGVAFNYPMQMASLETISNYTLNPSIGIQSAIALDDKTVHLTLNNDLVLNTFYTLFVQNIEACIGNNILVDSFSIINTKIPAIGDLVINEVLFTPKNADEQFVEIKNNTENYFKVKDILFAKASVVSQIENFNLSFDDEHLIKPYDYLVFTLDANQLSSTYSNTNIDNCFTVSDLPLDEEEDIVIIKNSENTMLDKLHYYSSFHLSTLNNIEGISLERVSPLYNKTQDVDNWHSASKTVGFATPGIKNSELQEIDFAATVTVEPEVFSPDQDGFDDLLLISYQLENSLARAVANIYNTEGRLIKEITENESINDKGFFKWDGTDNDGNKSKIGIYFVQVNLSYSNGEQKSYTYKCVLASRLN from the coding sequence TTGATAATTGTAGCAACTGTAGCAAATGCACAGTTCGTAGAACAGTTTACAGATGGCGGTTTTAACCAAAATCCAAATTGGGATGGTACTGAACAATTGTTTGAAGTTAATAGTGATAAACAATTACAGTTAAATGGGAACGACAATTTAGAGGTTGCTTACTTAAGTACAGTTACTACTAGTTTTGATAATGTTTCTTGGGAATTTGAAATCAAGCAAGACTATAATCCTTCAGAAAGTGATTTTGTAAAGATATTTTTAGCAAGTGATAATGAAGATTTATCAAACAATACAATTAATGCTTATTTTTTAAAAATTGGAAGCAATGGCAATAGTGATGGATTAGAGTTTTATGTAAAAACAGGAACAACAGAACAGTTGCTACTAAATATGTTGCCAAGTGTTTTTAGTACAACACCTCACTTTATTTACAAAGTAACTAAAAATCAATATGGCAAATTTGTGTTCTACTATAAAGACATTAATGCGGCCAACTTTATTACGCTTGATAGCGTTACAAACACTACTTTTACGAATAATCAGTTTTTCGGATTTTTAGCAAACTACACTTTAGCCAATAAAACTAATTTTTATATAGATAATATCTATTATATTACAGATAACACTGCTCCAACGATTGATAGCATTGTCGTGCTAAATCCAAAAACAGTACAAGTGTTTTTTTCTGAAGCTTTAGACGAAACAAGTGCAAATAACAGTAGTAATTATTCTATAAATGGATTTAATATTAATACAGCACTGCTTAACAATACAAATAACAGCGTTACACTTACTTTAGACAATGCACTAAACAGCAATTCGTCATATACAGTAACTGTAGATAATGTAGCAGATATCAATCAAAACGCAACAGATAATTTAACGAATAACTTTCAGACGCCTTTTTATCCAAGTGCAAACGAAATTACAATTAATGAAGTTTTGTACAATCCAAATGGAAGTACAGCTTTGCCAAATGCACAATATATAGAATTGTACAATAATACCAACAATGTGATAGATATTAGTGCATGTACATTAAACAATGGAGCTATTGTTCCAAACAGAGTTGTTATTGCTAGCAACAGTTATGTTGTTTTGTGTGATGCTTCTGCTATCAATCTATTTAATGGAATAAATAATGTTGTTGCTTGTACTAATTGGACAAACTTTAATACAGCAGGACAATCGTTTGAGTTTTTAAATATTAACCAGAATATAATTGATAGTGTAACATTGAACAACAACTATTTTTATGATGCTCAAAAAGCAAATGGAGGTTATAGCTTAGAGTTACAATATCCAAATAGTTGTGAGCCATTGTTTGTTTGGAATGAAAGTGCAAACACTAGTGGAGGAACGCCTTCAAGTGCAAATGCTGCTATTACTATTGACAGAGCAAATGCTGCTATTAGTGCAACAATTATAGATGCTAAAACAATTGGTGTTGCTTTTAATTACCCAATGCAAATGGCAAGTTTAGAAACGATAAGCAATTATACACTTAATCCAAGTATAGGCATACAATCTGCTATAGCTTTAGATGACAAAACAGTACATTTAACATTAAACAATGATTTAGTTTTAAATACATTTTATACCTTATTTGTTCAAAACATTGAAGCTTGTATTGGCAATAATATCTTGGTCGATTCATTTTCTATCATCAATACAAAAATTCCAGCAATTGGCGATTTAGTAATTAATGAAGTATTGTTTACTCCAAAAAATGCAGACGAACAATTTGTAGAAATTAAAAACAATACTGAAAACTATTTTAAAGTAAAAGATATTCTTTTTGCTAAAGCAAGTGTAGTATCACAAATAGAAAACTTTAACTTATCGTTTGATGATGAACATCTAATAAAACCATACGATTATTTAGTATTTACTTTAGATGCAAATCAATTGTCATCAACCTATAGCAATACAAACATCGACAACTGTTTTACGGTTTCTGATTTGCCTTTAGATGAAGAAGAAGATATTGTAATAATTAAAAACTCAGAAAATACAATGTTAGATAAACTACATTACTACAGTAGTTTTCATTTAAGTACACTTAATAACATAGAAGGCATTTCTTTAGAAAGAGTAAGTCCATTATACAATAAAACTCAAGATGTAGACAATTGGCATTCTGCATCTAAAACGGTTGGTTTTGCAACACCAGGAATTAAAAACTCTGAGTTACAAGAAATAGACTTTGCTGCTACAGTTACTGTTGAGCCAGAAGTTTTTTCGCCAGACCAAGATGGCTTTGATGATTTATTGTTAATTTCTTATCAGCTTGAAAATAGTTTAGCAAGAGCAGTTGCTAATATATATAATACAGAAGGTAGATTAATAAAAGAAATTACCGAAAACGAATCTATCAACGACAAAGGTTTCTTTAAATGGGACGGAACAGATAATGATGGCAATAAATCTAAAATTGGTATTTACTTTGTACAAGTCAATTTATCTTATAGCAATGGTGAACAAAAGTCATACACTTATAAATGTGTTTTAGCTTCTCGATTAAATTAA
- a CDS encoding aspartate-semialdehyde dehydrogenase has protein sequence MKVAVVGATGLVGGEMLKVLTERNFPVTELIPVASARSAGKKVAFKGKEFTVVTPETAIEMKPDVAIFSAGGGTSLEYAPKFAEAGITVIDNSSAWRMDPTKKLVVPEINANELTKLDKIIANPNCSTIQMVVVLKPLHDKYKIKRVVVSTYQSVTGTGKKAVDQMMNERNGIEGEMAYPYKIDMNVLPHIDVFQDNGYTKEEMKMIKETNKIMSDDSIKVTATAVRIPTVGGHSESVNIEFENDFDLAEVRQLLNDMEGVVVVDDPANLKYPMPIDAHGKDETFVGRIRRDESQPNTLNLWIVADNLRKGAATNAVQIAEYLLKHDLLG, from the coding sequence ATGAAAGTAGCTGTAGTTGGAGCCACTGGTTTAGTTGGTGGAGAAATGCTAAAAGTATTAACAGAGAGAAATTTTCCTGTAACCGAATTAATTCCTGTTGCATCTGCAAGATCTGCTGGAAAAAAGGTAGCATTTAAAGGCAAAGAATTCACTGTTGTAACACCAGAAACTGCTATTGAAATGAAACCTGATGTGGCTATTTTTTCTGCTGGTGGAGGCACTTCTTTAGAATATGCTCCGAAATTTGCTGAAGCAGGTATTACTGTTATTGATAATTCTTCTGCTTGGAGAATGGATCCTACAAAAAAATTAGTCGTTCCTGAAATAAATGCAAATGAACTAACAAAATTAGATAAAATTATTGCTAATCCAAATTGCAGTACCATACAAATGGTAGTGGTTTTAAAACCATTACACGATAAATATAAAATTAAAAGAGTAGTTGTTTCAACTTATCAATCGGTTACTGGAACTGGTAAAAAAGCTGTTGACCAAATGATGAACGAAAGAAATGGTATTGAAGGCGAAATGGCATATCCTTATAAAATTGATATGAATGTTTTGCCTCATATTGATGTTTTTCAAGACAATGGTTATACCAAAGAAGAAATGAAAATGATTAAAGAAACCAACAAAATTATGAGTGATGACAGCATTAAAGTTACGGCTACTGCTGTTAGAATTCCTACTGTTGGTGGACACAGCGAAAGTGTAAACATAGAATTTGAAAACGATTTTGATTTGGCTGAAGTAAGGCAATTACTCAATGATATGGAAGGTGTTGTAGTAGTTGATGATCCTGCAAATTTAAAATATCCGATGCCAATAGATGCTCATGGTAAAGACGAAACTTTTGTAGGAAGAATTAGAAGAGATGAGTCGCAACCCAATACACTTAACTTATGGATAGTAGCAGACAACCTAAGAAAAGGTGCTGCTACCAATGCTGTTCAAATTGCAGAATATTTATTAAAACATGATTTGTTAGGATAA